In Halapricum desulfuricans, a single window of DNA contains:
- a CDS encoding antibiotic ABC transporter permease, protein MDSRLRRAIPVDSKWLNIAFQETAKRFPVNIRPLLGVTQRPNYQGHALFAMANQTLDRIEAGERGRRLGVDYGEEARTLAEWLVENRTQGYSGYCASYPHPIQHLDGLGEPGEPDIVNTSFGVEALVRAGEFDASYPEVAESARDFVLDDLDYRPAESGRGAVIDYHTKHPQEYYTINAGALCARLFLDLYDHFENPADLDRARELLDHIEDLQTDRGGWKYRDPPDSSHLSMDTHHNGFIIESYQRYRDVVEDGRYDDTLDDALAFFRGELFADNGAPNFDERSTFPRDIHASTQGVLVFTYAGDLAFARRILQWVFENLYVGDGQFYYRKERFFTRRVTLMRWCQAWMAFAISEYLDAYTDGQGDRTGA, encoded by the coding sequence ATGGACAGTCGCCTCAGACGCGCGATCCCTGTCGACTCGAAGTGGCTGAATATCGCGTTTCAGGAGACTGCGAAACGCTTTCCGGTGAACATCCGTCCACTACTGGGCGTCACACAGCGGCCCAACTACCAGGGCCATGCGTTGTTCGCGATGGCCAACCAGACTCTGGATCGGATCGAAGCAGGTGAACGCGGACGCCGACTGGGGGTCGACTACGGTGAGGAGGCACGCACACTTGCGGAGTGGCTGGTCGAAAACCGGACACAGGGCTATAGCGGGTACTGTGCGAGCTATCCCCATCCGATCCAGCATCTTGACGGGTTGGGCGAACCGGGCGAACCTGATATCGTGAACACGTCTTTCGGGGTGGAGGCGCTGGTTCGCGCAGGCGAATTCGACGCTTCCTATCCCGAGGTCGCCGAGAGTGCCAGGGATTTCGTTCTGGACGATCTGGACTATCGTCCGGCCGAATCCGGTCGCGGCGCGGTGATCGACTACCACACCAAACACCCACAGGAGTACTACACGATCAACGCCGGCGCACTCTGTGCACGGCTCTTTCTGGATCTGTATGACCACTTCGAGAACCCGGCCGATCTCGATCGGGCACGAGAACTACTTGACCACATCGAGGATCTGCAGACTGACCGGGGTGGCTGGAAATATCGCGATCCACCGGACTCTTCGCATCTCTCGATGGATACCCACCACAACGGGTTCATCATCGAGTCCTACCAGCGCTATCGAGACGTCGTCGAGGACGGTCGGTACGACGACACGCTGGACGACGCGCTTGCCTTCTTCCGTGGGGAACTGTTCGCGGACAACGGAGCGCCGAACTTCGACGAGCGCTCGACGTTTCCCAGAGATATCCACGCGAGTACGCAGGGCGTGCTCGTGTTCACCTACGCCGGTGATCTGGCGTTCGCGCGGCGGATCCTCCAGTGGGTCTTCGAGAATCTCTATGTCGGTGACGGGCAGTTCTACTACCGAAAGGAGCGGTTTTTCACGCGGCGCGTGACACTGATGCGGTGGTGTCAGGCTTGGATGGCCTTCGCGATTAGCGAATATCTTGACGCATATACAGACGGTCAAGGCGACCGCACCGGGGCTTGA
- a CDS encoding carboxylate--amine ligase yields MTESSVRGGAVLIPTGKELKSYAIMRSLHRRGIDTVVASPRERIPHFASRYCSEAVLLPASPNDLLAYKDSLLELARRPDIATAYPVRECDAYVFAKFRAEFEEHISLVTPSLDVLESGHDRHRLAETAAQVGVPHADTRLLSEVDSWDRDVIVKSRYNILTGDYVEDFPAGSLQEVKHVRSVPAGARPDVDELREEMHHDPIVQDFIPQERKHLYTALWDHGEPLATYQHRQIRQNSWVGGGGVYRKSVHSQAVDDAARTLLEQLDWHGYACIEYVKDAETGEWKFLEINPRVWQSMPEAVRAGADFPYYYYQRAMGRGEEIENQYEPGVACHIAYGELAHLASLWRDESPFIERPSTAGTLWNMITSTIRHPRFDYIRLDDPRLFLSGVRETLASGVTPSRNFQNEENHPEGMDRPANVDERV; encoded by the coding sequence ATGACCGAGTCGTCCGTTCGGGGTGGAGCTGTTCTCATTCCGACTGGCAAAGAACTGAAAAGTTACGCCATCATGCGCTCGCTGCATCGTCGTGGGATAGACACTGTCGTCGCGTCGCCCCGGGAACGGATCCCGCATTTCGCCTCTCGGTACTGTTCGGAAGCGGTACTGCTACCTGCATCGCCGAACGACCTGCTCGCGTACAAGGATTCGCTACTGGAGTTGGCTCGCCGTCCCGACATCGCTACCGCCTATCCTGTTCGTGAGTGTGACGCCTACGTCTTCGCCAAGTTCCGTGCGGAGTTCGAAGAGCACATTTCTCTCGTCACACCCTCGCTGGACGTCCTCGAAAGCGGTCACGACCGACACCGACTCGCGGAGACTGCGGCTCAAGTCGGAGTCCCTCATGCCGACACGCGACTCCTTTCGGAGGTTGACTCGTGGGATCGAGACGTCATCGTCAAATCACGGTACAACATTCTCACTGGGGATTACGTTGAGGATTTCCCGGCGGGATCACTTCAGGAAGTCAAACACGTCCGATCAGTGCCGGCTGGAGCACGCCCCGATGTGGACGAACTTCGCGAGGAGATGCATCACGACCCAATCGTTCAGGATTTCATCCCACAGGAGCGAAAGCACCTCTACACTGCGCTGTGGGATCACGGCGAACCGCTGGCGACGTACCAGCACCGACAGATACGGCAGAACTCCTGGGTTGGCGGCGGCGGAGTCTACCGGAAGTCCGTACACTCACAGGCAGTCGATGACGCCGCGCGGACGCTCCTGGAACAGCTCGACTGGCACGGATACGCCTGTATCGAGTACGTCAAAGACGCAGAGACCGGTGAGTGGAAGTTCCTGGAGATCAACCCGCGTGTCTGGCAGTCGATGCCAGAGGCAGTTCGGGCCGGGGCGGACTTCCCGTACTACTACTACCAGCGAGCGATGGGGCGCGGGGAGGAAATCGAGAATCAGTACGAGCCCGGAGTAGCCTGTCACATCGCGTACGGGGAACTGGCCCATCTGGCAAGCCTCTGGCGCGATGAGTCGCCCTTCATCGAACGGCCGTCGACCGCCGGAACCCTCTGGAATATGATCACCTCGACGATCCGCCATCCTCGGTTCGACTACATTCGGCTGGACGATCCACGGCTATTTCTCAGTGGTGTCCGGGAGACACTGGCTTCCGGGGTGACTCCGAGCCGGAACTTCCAGAACGAAGAGAACCATCCAGAGGGAATGGATCGACCCGCAAATGTCGATGAACGCGTCTGA